The following are from one region of the Salirhabdus salicampi genome:
- a CDS encoding SpoIIE family protein phosphatase has protein sequence MEGYMEVSVFQKPKAGNACCGDSYYYKEQDSEFVCVLADGLGSGRLAKESSQAVIEVVERCYHHSINTIVEKCNEALTDKRGVVLGLLKVDYEDSTYAFTSVGNVGIVVMGPNGKRRKHIPTAGYLSGNNRKCNVVKESLTEEDKIFMFSDGVNERHLLNNVDENDTISSVVKRYAHRGESDIQDDATLIGMKYYRA, from the coding sequence ATGGAAGGCTATATGGAAGTATCGGTTTTTCAGAAACCAAAAGCGGGAAACGCTTGTTGTGGAGATAGTTACTATTACAAGGAGCAAGATAGTGAGTTTGTATGTGTCCTCGCAGATGGTCTAGGAAGTGGTCGTTTAGCTAAGGAATCCTCACAAGCCGTCATAGAAGTAGTAGAGCGTTGTTATCATCACTCAATAAATACAATAGTCGAAAAATGTAATGAGGCGTTAACCGATAAAAGAGGAGTTGTATTGGGGCTCTTAAAGGTTGATTATGAAGATAGTACTTATGCTTTCACGTCAGTTGGAAACGTGGGCATTGTAGTAATGGGGCCCAACGGAAAGAGAAGAAAGCATATTCCGACAGCAGGGTATTTATCAGGTAATAACCGGAAATGTAATGTCGTAAAAGAATCACTTACTGAAGAAGATAAAATTTTTATGTTTTCAGATGGAGTAAATGAGAGACATTTGTTAAACAATGTTGATGAAAATGATACGATTTCATCGGTTGTAAAACGATATGCACATCGGGGAGAATCTGATATACAAGACGATGCTACGTTAATTGGGATGAAATATTATAGGGCGTAA
- the sigB gene encoding RNA polymerase sigma factor SigB — protein MATKSRPPSNSNYEDEVYKWIKHLQKHPYDERIQEKIVSKYEDLVKSIASKYAKNTAILEDLIQVGMLGLIAAVKRYDASFDKSFESFAVPTIIGEMKRFIRDKTWSVHVPRRIKELGPKIKKAVEELTSSLQHSPSVKEIAEYLCVSEEEILETMEMGKSYQALSVDRSIEADSDGSTVTLLDLVGSLENGYEQVDYKLMLDKLLPMLSEREQQILRCIYYDNKSQKDTGEQLGISQMHVSRLQRRALRKLREALQTDNTEVLF, from the coding sequence ATGGCGACCAAATCTCGACCACCCAGTAACAGTAATTATGAGGATGAAGTTTATAAGTGGATTAAGCACTTACAAAAACATCCATATGATGAAAGGATTCAAGAGAAAATTGTTTCCAAGTATGAAGATTTAGTTAAATCTATCGCAAGTAAATATGCGAAAAACACGGCGATTTTAGAAGATTTAATTCAAGTCGGCATGCTTGGTTTAATTGCTGCAGTAAAGCGTTACGATGCTTCATTCGATAAATCCTTTGAATCTTTTGCTGTCCCCACAATTATTGGTGAAATGAAACGATTTATTCGAGATAAAACATGGAGTGTTCATGTCCCCCGTCGTATTAAAGAACTCGGACCTAAAATTAAAAAGGCTGTTGAAGAATTAACTTCATCTTTACAACATTCCCCATCTGTCAAAGAAATTGCGGAATATTTATGTGTTTCAGAAGAGGAAATATTGGAGACAATGGAAATGGGCAAAAGTTATCAAGCTCTTTCTGTTGACCGCAGTATTGAAGCGGATTCAGATGGAAGTACAGTGACGTTACTTGACCTTGTCGGGTCATTGGAGAACGGTTATGAGCAAGTGGATTATAAATTAATGTTAGATAAACTTTTGCCAATGTTATCGGAAAGAGAGCAACAAATTTTACGCTGCATTTATTATGATAATAAAAGCCAAAAAGATACAGGGGAGCAGCTCGGTATTTCACAGATGCATGTATCACGTTTACAACGTAGAGCCTTACGCAAGCTTCGAGAAGCACTTCAAACAGATAACACGGAGGTTTTATTTTGA
- the rsbW gene encoding anti-sigma B factor RsbW, protein MKEPFDFVEMKIPAKPEYVGVARLTTSGIAHRVGFSYDDIEDLKVAVSEAITNAVQHAYDEGEQGEITIGYGLYVNRLEVMVADRGDSFNLKKIKEEIGPYSNGEAVEELREGGFGLFLIDALMDKVEINNSNGVIVVMTKYLHKNEVGQNGDQISTTQ, encoded by the coding sequence ATGAAGGAGCCGTTTGATTTTGTGGAAATGAAAATACCTGCTAAGCCAGAGTATGTAGGTGTGGCTCGTTTGACTACTTCAGGTATAGCGCATCGAGTAGGATTCTCCTACGATGACATCGAAGACTTAAAAGTTGCCGTTTCAGAGGCAATCACCAATGCTGTACAACATGCCTATGATGAAGGAGAGCAAGGCGAAATTACAATTGGCTACGGCTTATATGTAAACAGGCTAGAGGTAATGGTTGCTGATCGCGGAGATAGCTTTAACCTTAAGAAGATCAAGGAAGAGATTGGACCTTACTCCAATGGTGAGGCGGTTGAAGAACTACGCGAAGGTGGTTTTGGTCTTTTTTTAATTGATGCCCTCATGGATAAAGTAGAGATTAATAATAGTAACGGTGTCATTGTTGTTATGACAAAATACCTGCATAAAAACGAGGTGGGGCAAAATGGCGACCAAATCTCGACCACCCAGTAA
- a CDS encoding STAS domain-containing protein: MNLHIDIENSEQVSTIYLSGEVDAYTAPKLKEAIIPLTRKEGANIKVDLAKVTYMDSTGLGVFISALKSTKEHDSHLALTNLQERVYRLFDITGLKEVIRIENFNRGGK; encoded by the coding sequence ATGAATTTACATATTGATATAGAAAACAGTGAACAGGTATCAACTATTTATTTGTCAGGAGAAGTTGATGCTTACACTGCACCGAAATTGAAAGAGGCCATTATTCCACTAACAAGAAAAGAAGGAGCTAATATTAAAGTTGATTTAGCTAAAGTCACTTATATGGATAGTACGGGCCTGGGTGTGTTTATTAGTGCTTTAAAATCCACAAAAGAACATGATTCACATTTAGCTTTAACAAATTTACAAGAACGAGTTTATAGATTGTTTGATATTACGGGCTTGAAAGAGGTTATACGCATTGAAAATTTTAACCGAGGTGGAAAGTAA
- a CDS encoding PP2C family protein-serine/threonine phosphatase — translation MEKYKRLLKQYITTKDESALYKADRFSKDSLQNNISPDEIVQIHIESLTSLYPNLPEHVMLSFNFLLETMIAYGVAHKEFQALREKQMELKSEIEVAANLQKSLMDTKVPEVEGIEVGAISVPSRQMNGDYYQFLKDRNGNLSVTIADIIGKGMPAALSMSMIKYALNSLHDQRSQPSEILDVLNRIVEQNVSSEMFITMFYGFYDTNHNKFHYSSAGHEPGFLYSQETNQFTEINAKGIALGIKSPAKYESNSVKLEKGDMAILLTDGVTECRCGDQFIDRKEVLNKIQEFKHLPAQEIVQKVYKHFEQIQDFDLKDDFTLILVRRKH, via the coding sequence TTGGAGAAATATAAAAGATTGTTAAAACAATACATTACGACGAAGGATGAATCAGCACTATATAAAGCTGATAGGTTTAGTAAAGATTCATTGCAAAACAACATTTCCCCGGATGAAATTGTGCAGATACATATAGAATCACTAACTAGTTTATATCCAAATTTACCTGAACATGTGATGCTCTCCTTTAATTTCTTATTAGAGACAATGATTGCCTATGGAGTAGCACATAAAGAATTCCAGGCGCTAAGAGAAAAGCAAATGGAACTTAAGTCCGAAATCGAAGTAGCGGCCAATTTACAAAAATCATTAATGGATACAAAAGTACCTGAAGTAGAAGGGATAGAAGTGGGGGCAATTTCTGTTCCCTCCAGACAGATGAACGGTGATTATTATCAATTTCTCAAGGATAGGAATGGTAACTTAAGTGTTACGATTGCAGACATAATAGGAAAAGGTATGCCGGCTGCCCTGAGTATGTCGATGATTAAATATGCACTAAACAGCTTACATGACCAAAGAAGTCAACCTAGCGAAATTCTGGACGTTTTGAACCGTATTGTAGAACAAAATGTCAGCTCAGAGATGTTTATTACAATGTTTTACGGCTTTTATGATACGAATCACAATAAGTTTCATTATTCTTCGGCGGGACATGAACCTGGTTTTTTATATTCTCAGGAGACCAATCAATTTACAGAAATCAATGCCAAGGGAATTGCCTTAGGGATTAAATCCCCTGCAAAATATGAAAGTAACTCTGTAAAGCTTGAAAAAGGGGATATGGCAATTTTATTAACAGATGGGGTAACTGAATGTCGTTGTGGTGATCAGTTTATTGACCGGAAAGAAGTACTAAATAAAATCCAGGAGTTTAAACACCTTCCTGCACAAGAAATCGTGCAAAAAGTTTATAAGCATTTTGAGCAAATTCAAGATTTTGATCTTAAGGATGATTTTACGCTCATTCTTGTAAGGCGAAAACATTAA
- a CDS encoding anti-sigma regulatory factor encodes MNSKSCITIKKEWDIVGARQSGRDLANDIGFGSVDQARIATAISEMARNIYLYANSGQINLEVIENEGTVGLKISAIDDGPGIKEIGKAMEDGYSTSGGLGAGLPGIKRLMDDFHINSEEGKGTEIVVMKWLR; translated from the coding sequence ATGAACTCTAAATCCTGTATAACAATTAAAAAGGAATGGGATATAGTTGGTGCTAGGCAAAGTGGCCGGGACCTTGCCAATGATATCGGTTTCGGGTCCGTTGACCAGGCGAGGATTGCTACAGCCATATCGGAAATGGCCAGAAACATATATTTGTATGCAAATAGCGGTCAAATCAATCTTGAAGTAATCGAAAATGAAGGGACAGTTGGATTGAAAATTTCGGCGATAGACGATGGGCCAGGTATTAAGGAAATTGGTAAAGCCATGGAAGATGGTTACTCAACTTCGGGTGGGTTAGGTGCAGGTCTTCCTGGAATCAAAAGGTTAATGGATGACTTTCACATTAATTCTGAAGAGGGAAAAGGTACAGAGATTGTCGTCATGAAGTGGCTTCGATAA
- a CDS encoding STAS domain-containing protein encodes MRIPILKLQNYLLISIQVELDDQTAIQFQEDLLKKIHETGATGVVIDLTSVEIIDSFIAKVLGDVVSMSDLMGAKVVLTGIQPAVSITLIDLGIHLQGVHTALDLEQGLIKLRQELEE; translated from the coding sequence GTGAGAATACCTATCTTAAAACTTCAAAACTATCTGCTTATATCCATTCAAGTTGAACTTGATGATCAAACAGCTATACAGTTTCAGGAAGACCTGCTAAAGAAAATACATGAGACCGGTGCCACTGGAGTCGTGATCGACTTAACGTCGGTTGAAATTATTGATTCTTTTATTGCGAAAGTCCTGGGGGATGTAGTGTCTATGTCAGATTTAATGGGGGCGAAAGTGGTCCTTACGGGTATACAGCCAGCTGTGTCGATTACTTTAATTGATTTAGGCATACACTTACAAGGAGTACATACTGCCTTAGATTTAGAACAAGGATTGATTAAACTTAGACAGGAATTGGAGGAATAA
- a CDS encoding RsbT co-antagonist protein RsbRA — MDTRIQDIVLENSDEIKSEWLNEVEKTHRTDDLPNISTELYNSTNKDFVDVIFLCVQNRGSTQELQEFSERLIKLGWPLSYLTIGIQSFRRVTVNFLLKDVDKQVEKSYFVQIVQEVDLWIDPIINYLVNEYSGSWENTFSLQKLALKELSAPLIPVMEGITVMPLIGTIDTDRAKLIMENLLDGVIENRAEVVLIDITGVPVVDTMVAHHIIQAAEAVRLIGAKCILVGIRPEIAQTIVNLGIDLSKFPTKSSLSKGFQSALEFTNRKIIHTQGDSLDVEQIIDSLGKE, encoded by the coding sequence ATGGATACACGGATTCAAGACATCGTTCTAGAAAATAGCGATGAAATAAAGTCTGAGTGGTTAAATGAAGTTGAAAAAACCCATAGAACGGATGATCTTCCGAATATATCAACTGAGCTATACAATAGTACAAATAAAGATTTTGTAGATGTTATTTTTTTATGTGTACAAAATAGAGGGTCAACCCAAGAGTTGCAAGAGTTTTCAGAGAGATTAATAAAATTAGGATGGCCGTTAAGTTATTTGACCATAGGCATTCAGTCATTCCGACGCGTTACAGTCAATTTTTTATTAAAAGATGTAGATAAACAGGTGGAAAAAAGTTACTTTGTGCAGATAGTTCAAGAAGTCGATCTCTGGATAGACCCAATTATTAATTACCTTGTAAATGAATATTCGGGTAGTTGGGAAAACACATTTTCACTGCAGAAATTAGCTTTAAAGGAATTGTCAGCCCCCTTAATTCCTGTCATGGAAGGGATTACGGTTATGCCCCTAATTGGAACGATTGACACGGACCGTGCTAAGCTTATTATGGAAAACTTATTGGATGGAGTTATCGAAAATCGCGCTGAAGTTGTATTAATAGATATTACTGGAGTACCTGTAGTAGACACTATGGTTGCGCATCACATCATCCAAGCTGCAGAAGCAGTAAGATTAATTGGTGCGAAATGTATTCTAGTAGGGATTAGACCGGAAATCGCACAAACGATTGTGAATTTAGGAATTGATTTAAGCAAGTTCCCAACAAAAAGTTCGTTAAGCAAAGGGTTCCAGTCAGCATTAGAATTTACTAACCGGAAAATTATACATACACAAGGAGATAGCTTAGATGTAGAACAAATTATCGATTCCTTAGGGAAGGAGTGA
- a CDS encoding type II toxin-antitoxin system PemK/MazF family toxin — MIVKRGDVFFADLSPVVGSEQGGVRPVLVIQNDIGNRFSPTVIIAAITAQIQKAKLPTHVEIDAEMYGFERDSVILLEQIRTIDKQRLTDKITHLDEKLMKRVDKALQISLGLIDF, encoded by the coding sequence TTGATTGTTAAAAGAGGCGACGTCTTTTTTGCGGACTTATCACCAGTTGTTGGTTCAGAGCAAGGTGGCGTTCGCCCTGTATTAGTAATACAGAACGACATTGGTAATCGCTTCAGTCCAACGGTTATAATAGCTGCTATTACCGCCCAAATACAAAAAGCAAAACTGCCTACCCACGTAGAAATAGACGCTGAAATGTATGGCTTTGAGCGGGACTCTGTTATTTTGCTAGAGCAAATTCGGACGATAGATAAGCAGCGATTAACAGACAAGATTACACATCTAGATGAAAAATTGATGAAGCGTGTCGATAAGGCTTTACAAATAAGCCTCGGACTAATTGATTTTTAA
- a CDS encoding antitoxin, translating to MDRIGKYDGFNRNDLICQAVQSYLREKKKRDIRESMRRGYVEMANINLDIASEAFQAEEEAENTLERLVSGG from the coding sequence ATGGATCGTATAGGGAAGTATGATGGTTTCAACCGAAACGATTTGATTTGTCAAGCTGTACAATCGTATTTACGTGAGAAGAAGAAACGTGATATTCGAGAATCGATGCGCCGTGGTTATGTAGAAATGGCAAACATCAATTTAGACATCGCATCTGAAGCCTTTCAAGCTGAAGAGGAGGCAGAAAACACCCTAGAGCGCCTTGTGAGCGGGGGGTAA
- the alr gene encoding alanine racemase, whose protein sequence is MSTYAPFYRDSWMEVNLDAIKANITELKNLLTSEKKVFAAIKANAYGHGDVQVAQAAMDAGVDGFAVALLDEAIRLRKYGVHLPILVMGYVKPEFVQIAADHNITLTAFQSGWLKEAKKYLLHKTVAIHVKFDTGMGRIGIRTEEELQDFINQLTDSRFFVEGVYTHFATADEEDLTYYETQQTRFQRLLSIFQESVVEPVTVHTGNSAAGMRFPQQMFHAVRFGISMYGLYPSSQVKREHPMPLQPALSLHSTLSHIKQLPKGEFISYGATYETKGNEWIGTIPLGYGDGWIRKLNKADVLIDGKRMPIVGRICMDQFMVRLDRFYPVGTKVTLIGRQEKEEITVDEVAQHLDTISYEVPCMINGRVPRVYLENGQIKQTFNQLTTY, encoded by the coding sequence TTGTCAACGTATGCGCCATTTTACCGGGATTCATGGATGGAAGTAAACCTTGATGCTATTAAAGCAAATATTACAGAACTAAAAAACTTGTTAACAAGTGAAAAGAAAGTTTTCGCGGCGATAAAGGCGAATGCATACGGTCATGGCGATGTTCAAGTAGCACAGGCTGCCATGGATGCCGGTGTTGATGGATTTGCCGTTGCTCTATTAGATGAGGCGATTCGTTTACGAAAATATGGGGTTCATCTGCCAATCCTAGTAATGGGATATGTTAAACCGGAGTTTGTTCAAATTGCAGCTGACCACAATATTACGTTAACAGCCTTTCAATCTGGCTGGCTAAAAGAAGCGAAAAAATATTTATTGCATAAAACTGTTGCGATTCATGTAAAATTTGATACAGGAATGGGTAGGATAGGAATAAGAACAGAAGAGGAGTTGCAGGACTTCATAAATCAACTTACTGATTCTAGATTCTTTGTTGAAGGTGTATATACACATTTTGCAACGGCTGACGAAGAAGATTTAACCTATTACGAAACACAACAGACACGCTTCCAAAGATTATTATCCATATTTCAAGAGAGTGTTGTGGAACCCGTTACTGTGCACACGGGAAATAGCGCTGCCGGTATGCGTTTTCCACAGCAAATGTTTCATGCCGTTCGGTTTGGAATTAGTATGTATGGTTTATACCCCTCCTCACAGGTGAAAAGGGAACATCCTATGCCTTTACAACCAGCCCTTTCACTTCACAGTACACTATCCCATATAAAACAACTCCCGAAGGGAGAGTTTATTAGTTATGGGGCTACATATGAGACGAAAGGGAATGAATGGATTGGCACCATTCCGTTAGGGTATGGCGACGGTTGGATACGAAAATTAAATAAAGCAGATGTATTAATTGATGGTAAGCGGATGCCTATAGTTGGCCGTATTTGTATGGATCAGTTTATGGTAAGGTTGGATCGATTCTACCCAGTTGGAACAAAAGTAACGTTAATTGGAAGGCAAGAAAAAGAGGAAATAACAGTAGATGAAGTTGCTCAACATTTAGATACAATTAGCTACGAAGTCCCATGCATGATAAATGGCCGCGTGCCTCGAGTGTATCTTGAAAATGGACAAATCAAACAAACGTTTAATCAACTGACAACTTATTGA
- a CDS encoding LolA family protein yields MGKKQLLWSFFVLMLIIISACGEKSKEDILKSLDNKAEDMSGYKAQAKMNLQTGEDVQSYQIDVWHKKKNLFRVQLENPDSDKGSQIILRNQDGVFVLTPALNKSFKFQSDWPHNSSQPYLYSSLVSDVLEDTEASFKQTENYYVFNTKTNYQSNKNLPYQEIYFHKDSLKPAMVKVFDKDYKELVEVQFTSFEFDPNFSEDDFDTNKNLSSSVGDVPAMAGENDSSLTVLYPLTMPEGTTLASQKEVEFEHGKRVILNYSGEKSFTIVQELYTSYPTSMTSPVSVKGEPVDLGFTVGAITDKTIEWNENNVRYYLASEDLTKEEMIEVASSLEGKSMK; encoded by the coding sequence ATGGGAAAAAAACAATTGCTCTGGAGCTTTTTCGTACTCATGCTCATCATCATATCTGCCTGTGGTGAAAAGTCGAAAGAGGATATTCTTAAATCTCTCGATAATAAAGCTGAGGACATGAGTGGTTATAAAGCCCAGGCGAAGATGAATTTACAAACAGGTGAAGATGTACAGAGCTATCAGATTGATGTTTGGCACAAAAAGAAAAACTTGTTTCGGGTTCAGTTAGAAAATCCTGATAGTGACAAAGGCAGTCAAATTATTTTGCGTAATCAGGATGGGGTGTTTGTTCTAACACCGGCATTAAACAAAAGCTTCAAGTTTCAAAGCGATTGGCCACACAACAGTAGTCAACCATATTTATATTCTTCTCTAGTGAGCGATGTATTAGAAGATACTGAGGCGTCGTTTAAACAAACAGAGAATTATTACGTCTTTAATACGAAGACAAACTATCAGAGCAATAAAAACTTACCTTATCAAGAAATTTACTTCCATAAAGATTCGTTAAAACCAGCAATGGTTAAGGTGTTTGATAAGGATTACAAAGAACTCGTAGAAGTTCAGTTTACGTCTTTTGAGTTTGATCCAAATTTCTCCGAGGATGACTTTGATACTAACAAGAACTTAAGTAGTAGTGTTGGTGATGTTCCAGCGATGGCTGGAGAAAATGATTCTTCTTTAACTGTACTATATCCGTTGACGATGCCAGAAGGAACTACCCTTGCATCTCAGAAGGAAGTTGAGTTTGAACACGGAAAGCGGGTTATCTTAAATTACAGTGGAGAGAAAAGTTTTACTATTGTACAAGAGTTATACACTTCTTATCCAACGAGCATGACTTCTCCGGTTTCTGTTAAAGGAGAACCGGTTGACCTAGGGTTTACAGTTGGGGCAATCACGGACAAGACAATAGAATGGAACGAAAACAACGTACGCTACTATTTAGCAAGTGAAGATTTAACGAAAGAAGAAATGATTGAAGTTGCTTCATCACTTGAAGGAAAAAGTATGAAATAG
- the acpS gene encoding holo-ACP synthase yields the protein MIKGIGIDLLEISRLEEKVRRNERFVKRILTTRELDLLNQCSSRKRKMEFSAGRFAAKEAYAKARGTGLGQDLSFLDIEVIPDEKGKPVVYVKGNREKNTFLSISHSEQFVIAEVIIQEG from the coding sequence ATGATAAAAGGAATCGGAATTGATTTACTTGAGATAAGCCGACTTGAAGAAAAGGTAAGGCGAAATGAAAGATTTGTAAAAAGAATCTTAACCACAAGGGAGCTGGATTTACTAAATCAATGTTCCTCACGAAAACGAAAGATGGAATTTTCTGCCGGGCGATTTGCCGCAAAAGAAGCATATGCGAAGGCTCGGGGAACAGGGTTAGGACAGGACCTGTCCTTTCTTGATATCGAAGTGATTCCGGACGAAAAAGGGAAACCAGTAGTTTATGTGAAAGGTAACAGAGAAAAAAATACATTCCTTTCCATTTCCCATAGTGAGCAGTTTGTGATTGCGGAAGTAATTATTCAAGAAGGCTAG